The following proteins come from a genomic window of Sardina pilchardus chromosome 13, fSarPil1.1, whole genome shotgun sequence:
- the n4bp2l2 gene encoding NEDD4-binding protein 2-like 2 has translation MSNDNTSQYTEPSYGGDVDEPSAKKSFDEAGNLSSCLSVHRPLTERSLKESVHGWRGVQNSRTSPSEVANIPTQLPVNAVSDATADRNGQAIHKKETLLKGVGFTSTSFIGPLCHQGIKPKTNIEDELDHFYKELEHIEPKDVDKPDDCNADRSTLAKKQQYPVPQQQIQPDLSQPMRHPGPHTDQLSQNLTQNFRHLPPYYQCWDVSYLPALQGSDRPIIGFGTRSQRPLYRFPSPFLPPPLRIPPYPLGDGSRANIWCPNQESFQWGNVPLQSGHTYQRDRINHAYYQDHYELIPNDFGCNEPHNSNPDCSQPYRQTSFLQTNSEEFKLYQQAHTHPGQIVDPGSLKLILMRGAPGSGKSTLARELLSSCPHGLILSTDDYFLQEDHYVYDARLLGDAHHWNQSRTREALRDYCSPIIIDNTNMQAWEMKPYVQMAVERGYIVCFCEPNTSWKYEPSELERRNKHGVPKQKIEKILERFEQPMTVDIVLNSQEPPRQSTVHAFKQGRKRQYECF, from the exons atgTCAAATGATAATACTAGTCAGTATACTGAACCGTCCTATGGCGGCGATGTAGATGAACCGTCCGCGAAAAAGTCTTTTGATGAAGCCGGAAACCTTAGCTCTTGTTTAAGTGTTCACAGGCCATTGACTGAACGGAGTTTAAAAGAAAGTGTCCACGGGTGGCGTGGTGTTCAGAACAGCCGGACTTCCCCAAGTGAGGTGGCCAATATTCCGACTCAGCTGCCTGTCAACGCTGTCAGTGATGCCACAGCAGATAGAAATGGACAAGCCATCCACAAGAAAGAGACACTGCTTAAAGGTGTTGGCTTTACCAGCACCTCCTTCATTGGCCCTCTTTGTCATCAAGGGATTAAACCAAAAACGAATATTGAGGATGAACTGGACCATTTCTACAAAGAGCTTGAACATATTGAACCAAAAGATGTAGACAAACCTGATGACTGTAATGCAGACAGAAGCACGCTGGCAAAAAAACAGCAATACCCTGTTCCACAACAACAAATCCAGCCTGACCTCAGCCAGCCTATGAGGCACCCTGGACCTCATACAGACCAGTTGTCTCAAAATCTTACACAGAACTTCAGACATTTGCCACCTTACTATCAGTGCTGGGATGTTTCATACTTACCTGCCTTGCAAGGGTCTGATCGCCCAATCATCGGTTTTGGAACAAGATCTCAAAGACCCCTGTATCGATTTCCTTCACCAttcttaccaccaccactaAGAATACCACCATATCCTCTTGGAGATGGATCAAGGGCCAACATCTGGTGTCCAAATCAAGAAAGTTTTCAGTGGGGAAATGTGCCATTGCAATCAGGTCATACATATCAGCGTGACCGTATCAACCATGCTTATTATCAAGACCATTACGAGTTAATTCCAAATGACTTTGGTTGTAATGAACCCCACAACAGTAACCCAGATTGCTCCCAACCCTATAGACaaactagctttttacagacgAATTCAGAAGAATTTAAGCTTTATCAACAAGCTCACACCCATCCTGGTCAAATAGTTGATCCAGGCTCTTTGAAGTTAATATTGATGAGGGGAGCTCCAGGTTCAGGGAAATCCACACTGGCCAG GGAGCTATTGTCGTCTTGTCCCCATGGACTGATCCTAAGCACTGATGACTACTTTCTTCAAGAAGACCATTATGTTTATGACGCACGCCTACTGGGAGATGCACATCATTGGAACCAAAGTCGAA CTCGAGAGGCATTACGTGATTACTGCTCACCAATTATTATTgataacacaaacatgcaagccTGGGAAATGAAACCATACGTGCAAATG gctgtagagagaggatatattgtgtgtttctgtgagccTAACACTAGTTGGAAATATGAGCCGTCTGAATTAGAGAG gaggaACAAGCATGGTGTCCCAAAACAGAAGATAGAAAAGATACTGGAACGATTTGAACAGCCCATGACTGTGGATATTGTGCTAAACTCTCAGGAACCTCCTCGTCAGAGCACTGTACATGCTTTTAAACAAGGACGGAAGAGGCAGTATGAGTGTTTTTAG